From the Arvicola amphibius chromosome 2, mArvAmp1.2, whole genome shotgun sequence genome, one window contains:
- the LOC119806718 gene encoding C-type lectin domain family 4 member A-like yields the protein MFSENIYINSNFKNKIDSSDINADSPPAPPEKTTTHESCHRFSRVLFTLLTIYFLLLTILFSTALITLFKKYSQLLEDNAIIKELNFTGLECTKRHSLLKDKVWSCCPKDWKPFSSHCYFIPADSASWSESEEKCSSMGAHLMVVRSREEQDFINKILRCNAAYFIGLRDPGHRQWRWVDQTPYNESATFWHPGEPNNDHEQCVILSHPYSSWGWSDIPCSAKQKSVCQMKKIYL from the exons AtgttttcagaaaacatttatattaactcgaacttcaaaaataaaattgattccTCAGACATCAATGCAGACTCTCCTCCAG cTCCTCCAGAAAAGACCACAACTCATGAAAGTTGTCATAGATTCTCCAGGGTGCTCTTCACCTTATTAACAATATATTTCCTGCTACTGACAATCTTATTCTCCACTGCTCTGATCA ctttgtttaaaaaatattctcagcTTCTTGAAGATAATGCAATCATAAAAGAACTAAACTTTACAGGATTGGAGTGTACAAAACGGCATTCACTCTTGAAAG ACAAAGTCTGGAGCTGTTGCCCAAAGGACTGGAAGCCATTTAGTTCCCACTGCTACTTCATTCCCGCTGACTCTGCATCTTGGAGCGAGAGTGAGGAGAAGTGCTCCAGCATGGGTGCTCATCTGATGGTGGTCCGCAGCCGGGAAGAGCAG gATTTCATCAATAAGATCCTGAGATGTAATGCTGCTTATTTTATCGGACTGAGGGATCCAGGTCACAGACAGTGGCGATGGGTTGATCAGACGCCATACAATGAAAGCGCCAC GTTCTGGCACCCAGGTGAGCCCAACAATGACCATGAACAATGTGTTATATTAAGTCATCCATATTCTAGCTGGGGCTGGAGTGACATCCCTTGCAGTGCTAAACAGAAATCAGTTTGTCAGATGAAGAAAATATACTTGTGA